tagggcaattaaaataaatatatatattgcaaaatagtttgattatatataaatacatagttgtatatattttttatttttcattattgtcTATAAATATAGTCagtaaaaacaatatatatatgaaaatattatatatttacaatgcTCATGAATtactatatatgtaaatttttattaggatttaattatatttggctttcatttttcataatttattttataatttatatatgaattaatatgAATTCTTAATTGACTAAagatatatttcatataaaaaatattaaatgtgaattaataaatgataagataatgtaatgatataaattaaaagatattaaataagaataatttaaaatatgataaaaaatgtataaataatttaaaccAGTGAAAGaagtataatattaatttctgAAAATTTAGTTATTTGGGAAATTGAGtagtattttaaatttatctattttttttttttataattttttaattatttctcgaagaatataatatattttaaagaaaacaaatgtataaatttttattttgtttgattaatataattttacgcatatcatatatttattattatcatatttagggttaaaaaaaaaattttatataaaatacataaatacttgggtataatatattttttctattaaaaattcttttaataatattttacgtatttatataattatgtagaTTGGTTATGATTaacctttaaaaaatatcctGGTATTTTGCTTATGCAAAGGgactaataaaaaatgatatacactttctttaaataacaaaataaaattaattaattatgtatTCTAGTAAATTTAAGGTTATTCACACTCTAAAAagttatgtacatattatacgcaatatatattattcgtatttgtaaaaaattttaatttttaatagatttttatttaatataattataagtaAGATTCTTgtaagaatattatttttaaacatttttttaatttattaatacgcttttaaatatatatattttattgataaagaaaaaagttaAGTGTATTGAATTTAAAACTCTTCATTCagaaaatatgatataaattaagttttcttaaaaaattaaaaattttaagtatgatgatataataaatatttttctatataagcgttaaattatatattttttaaaatattatatagtagtactgtataaattttactttttaaatgtatgaTAATATAGATTACAAgtatcataatttatataatatgatatacaaaaatttacttttttatttaatattattactattgttatattattatgataattaaatttatttaagagtaattactattttttcaatatataatgcttataatataagaattattaatttgaaataagaatttatatatataattattctctttcaatatataaaaaaagtattctctataatttataaaatgaacaaactcattttgtttataataataaggaataatatatatttaaaaaaattttttttgaagaaactaatggaaaaattatttaacaactaaactatattaaataattgtattaaatattttgaataattatgaatgtatgtgaattatgttatataaacgaatgtttgtatattaaaaatagtattaaaaaatatttaataattctttgAAATTCGTTTTCTTTGTTTATGATGTAAAGTATATTGtagttataaatattttaattatatattatataaaaaataaaatgataatgaaataaaatttaaaaaataaatattcaaatatttacaattaaatgtatgttttataatagttactttattcattattaaatatattttaatattaaagttCTATGTcatggaagaaaaaaataaattacacgttttttttaaaatacgtACTTTGCTCTTCTTAACTTGgatatgtaaattttatatagacatggtatgatattattatttataaggatatatgaataattcctatttttttgtagtatttatttattaataatttttgttatcatAAAGCTATTTATACTTGTAAACAATggatatttgtttttatagagtatctataataaatttttgaatGAAAAGAACCAtgctaatataaaaatagttacCGGAAATTATCGTTTATTAGCAAAGCATAAACAGGGAAGGCGTTCAGATATAATgtggaaaaaagaagaaattcCAAATAATAGggaatacgaaaaaaaaccTATctgtaataatgaaaaagtatCTAAAGGAAAGAATAAACTTCGAAATGAatgttcattaaataatgcAAGAGAttatggaaaatataaaaagtgtAAGTCTTCTGGGGGTAAcatagaaaattattattttggaAAAAGAATGTTAGAcaaaatatactataaaaataaggtTAGGGCCGCTATAAATTCAGATTTTGAGTTTTTAAGAAAGgacatattattaaaattagatGTTATTACTGTATTATTTAGCTTCGTTGTACTATATGCATTAGCAGTCATTCTTTATAGATATTTCTCTTTAAAGAGTAGTAGTACGTTTGAAATACCATTTGATAAGTTTGATTTGCATGAAACAAGTATAGCGTTGTTGGTAATAGCGATTATAGTTATACCAGTTATGATTTATATAGGCAGAAAACTCATAAGAAATGtaaagttaaaatataaaaaatgtgaaataaataatacggCATATCCTTCTTTCCGTAAAGCACTTTTTTTGTAacaatacatacatataatttcctgaatgttatacaaaaatagCGAATATACCTGTAATtgcttaaattttataaaattcctCATATCTActtatccttttttatgatgaacattaaaaataaacactttttattgtttttttaatttgactATTTTGACATTTTCCAGTGGATTTAGAATATTTTCTACATCTAATATCATATCATGTTTCACATATATGTTTCTGCATTCAAAAagatctttttaaaaaaatatttgtatagtccttaaaattaataagtaaaaacggatttatataatgttattgttattgtgagttgatttgtatttattatcataaaaaagtgtcttaattatttttaatattttttagttttaaataatatggtGTTAagtgaataaaaaatgtgtaatgtacttttaaaattataaatgagCATGTATTAGTTAGTAAATAATGAAACGAACTTATTGTATATCTCGCTtcgatatattttttttaacaataaaaataaagttcatttttattcggcataatatattttataataaaaatatcaatcatatttatttaaaaaataattttaaaagatattttattttacttatacgttaaaaatatgaagttatagatataatgtaaataatataatttttaattagtaTTCGAAGTCTACGTTTTATAGtagatattttaatttttctcctgttacattttttctttaagtTCATtgcttatgtatattattatatattcaattaaTTCTGccttaaaaaaaggaaataagcTTCGataatttaagaaattaaaatatgttttatatatatatatatatatatatatatatatataacaaaatggtaaatataatgaaatatatatttctaaaatatatttttgatttgTGAAAaaacttctttttatttaaatcctatattattaagatataaataaaagtaattgttttattacattaattgcctttttataaaaaatataatattaacaatattttgaatttgtagaactaaatttataatatttatagattaattctattaaaaatatttcattttggtaaggtataaataaattaggAAGGGGATATTAGTTGattgttttataatattttttgttatataccTTATTATGCTGTTGAAaatgtacgtacatatatatatatatatatatatatatatatatatatatatatatagtataacAAATCGTTTGAGTGAAGTTAGAAAAGACATAACTAAtgtctttatatttattggaAGTATGAACGATATTCTGACATCTCTTATCTCTACTAagtttataattatcataaaGAAATtcctataaaaaataatataaaatgccCCTAATTAAAGAACGatttgcatttatttttttaatatacgtATCTAAATATCGAgttaatgtattataattacAGTAGTACatattttctgttttattattttgaatattgtATTAcgtataatacaaaaaatctcttatttaaattaataacataTGTTCACATATATGGTAAAACCCCAAGACATAAGTAATTATGTGCAGTAATTAAAAAGAGAACATAATGtgtattttttactttacgAACTAGTGAAGCATATGAAAATTTGAAATGATGTAAAATTGGTTTATCCACATCCAAAAGATCATATGTTGAATTATGTCTATAACTTCCAAGAGAACTATAGAAGTGGAATTCTACATGAAATATCAAAGCAAAAAAGAATTACCTTTCAATTTCTTTTATCCCTTATATATTGTTATGTTAATTGCTACTAGTTATGGAAGTATTTCacatgtttttcattttgtaaaaaataaatgaaagttAAAcgtaaaagtataaatactttttattctACTGTAATATACTTTagtgaaaattttataattccaATATGGtttcatatgttttttatttttttatatgtgtaattGTTTACTTAACATAGAtgttgtataaataaaaaaatattaagggaacaaaaaattaaaaagtggCTCTATAAAagaacacatatataaattattaaataatggaTAGAATTGTTcccatttaaattttaaccAATAGCTGAATCACTATACCTTATAGTCATTGATAAATATCTTTAGTACAGCGCCTTACAGAATATTTAGAAGATAAAAACGacaaaaattttgtataattcgctaaatatttaattcaatataatttcaaagaaagaagtaataataaaatctcAAAAAagtgttatttatatataaaatatatttatttattatttatagaataaggtttttattttaatttctattttttttatatatatatataataatattgtgcgtcgtaattaatatatatatttctaattttctttttttttttttttttttttgattatattaatattcctTCTAAATGTTtacaattaattaaaaataattaagtagtaagatataaatagttttcacttagaaataatgatatatatttattttaattaaatctaTAACTTTCAAAATTTTTCGAAAAAACAGGAAAATTAGAACTTatttaactttatatattttttcagaaattaggtattttcatatatactCGATTCTTTAAGCATGGTCTAGAATATAAAAGATCGTATTTCctttatgcataaatatattatgctgttatattaacatattacaaaatattatgtaaaatatagttatcctcatttattattactgtttttgtattgttataattaatatttttttacaaataatttcttttaaaatatcatgttaataaaattataatttttaatgacAAGATATTCATAACATTACTTATAGCTTTGGAGTAtgaaataatgtattttatatgtatactataCGATCTATATGGTATATAAATTCCGTATTTCCTTATAATatggaaatattatttttttcataatatattctgaatgaaattaataataaaaatcattTAGTTAAACTACTCTgctaaataattaaaatatatattttgaatatttttatataaattaaaattattttatttagatgaaagttatttatttttaataaacactataaagttaaaaattatataataccattttaatattatttttgtatatcgatgttataaaatactttacatttatataaattttattaagtagatacaaaaaaaaaaaaaaaaaatagaattaaataaCTACTATAATATCCTTTGCCTTTAAGAGGTTATAGTATAACTTTTTATgtgttttttaataaatattttaaaatatttaaagaacagaacatgaaaaaaagcattatgattttctcatttattaaaattgttctACTTATCTTTTTAACGTGGATACCTCATTTAAGTGATCATGTtgtatgataaaattatttaagaatatttttgttatttatattttttattttatatttttatgaatactgatttcattattatattatttattcattaaataagtattattttgttttgtatttttagATTACGTTTAACAAATACCTAGGCAAAAAGTACATGCTTGCTATAAAATTAGACGACAGAATATATCGAttactagcaaaatataaaaaggataagGATTCAAAAGTATTGTTAAGAGACgatatatcaaataatgGAATGGACCAAAAAAAGGACATATCTAATACTGAAAAGGAGTGcacagaaaaaaagaaagaattatatagaggttcattaaataattatggtAGACACAAACAAGATATGaacaataaatattctaaatttgtgacaaaaaaatacagttatcttgaaaaaaaaatattcaaagagcTGGATTTTGtagattttcttaaaagCAACAAGAATATTAGTGATAAgacttacaaaaaaataatgcgtAAAAAATTCTCATTACGATTAGGATCacctttattattgtttttgttGTTATCAACTATACTTATAGTAGATATATCTCTGCGTTTATCATCTGAGGGAAATGGATTTTGGAATCTATCAGGATTGGGAAcgattttaaaagaatatgagGACAAATTGAAGCCTTATCTTGAATGGTTATCAAAACCCCTATTGACTTCAGCAGATAGCGCTTCCATTAGTGTACTAGGACCATTATTTagtgttatattatttgttataccctttttaatattaggtGTCACACTTATATcgtacattttatattaccatagaaaagctaaaaaatatgacaaaattaagttcagtaaaaagtgaaatgaataataaaaaaaatgtttttctaCGTCACATATCTTTCAATATGATTTAATATCTATAATATAGtttgttatatgtataataaatatatagttaatTTTAGAAACTTTATACAAGCAATTACATATTAACGCCTTTTCTAATTCccataaattaaaatgtgttctcaatttttttatgaatttgaatgttttaacatttttaaatttgtatattgaattattatattaacttaataatatattactacttataatatatatttgtttatttaaatagaTTTCTATGAAGAATATATTCTTGTAccataaaatgaaaacataacagtataatttatataatattattagaatgttttttttagttatattcaaaataataaaaattttgcttACTCTTTTTTATCTTGTCATAG
The genomic region above belongs to Plasmodium malariae genome assembly, contig: PmUG01_00_8, whole genome shotgun sequence and contains:
- the PmUG01_00020300 gene encoding Plasmodium exported protein, unknown function — its product is MEEKNKLHVFFKIRTLLFLTWICKFYIDMSIYNKFLNEKNHANIKIVTGNYRLLAKHKQGRRSDIMWKKEEIPNNREYEKKPICNNEKVSKGKNKLRNECSLNNARDYGKYKKCKSSGGNIENYYFGKRMLDKIYYKNKVRAAINSDFEFLRKDILLKLDVITVLFSFVVLYALAVILYRYFSLKSSSTFEIPFDKFDLHETSIALLVIAIIVIPVMIYIGRKLIRNVKLKYKKCEINNTAYPSFRKALFL
- the PmUG01_00020400 gene encoding fam-l protein, yielding MKKSIMIFSFIKIVLLIFLTWIPHLSDHVITFNKYLGKKYMLAIKLDDRIYRLLAKYKKDKDSKVLLRDDISNNGMDQKKDISNTEKECTEKKKELYRGSLNNYGRHKQDMNNKYSKFVTKKYSYLEKKIFKELDFVDFLKSNKNISDKTYKKIMRKKFSLRLGSPLLLFLLLSTILIVDISLRLSSEGNGFWNLSGLGTILKEYEDKLKPYLEWLSKPLLTSADSASISVLGPLFSVILFVIPFLILGVTLISYILYYHRKAKKYDKIKFSKK